From the genome of Gemmatimonadota bacterium, one region includes:
- a CDS encoding (2Fe-2S)-binding protein, with protein sequence MNWRPAVRIDRCVCQRLLFAQLLPVARANGWTLETIMDETGCGDQCGMCRPYLRAMLADGTTVFSEILEDVADDVVVLGDEAS encoded by the coding sequence GTGAATTGGCGTCCCGCCGTCCGGATTGATCGCTGCGTCTGCCAGCGGCTGCTCTTTGCGCAGCTGCTCCCGGTCGCGCGCGCCAACGGCTGGACGCTCGAGACGATCATGGACGAGACCGGTTGCGGCGACCAGTGCGGGATGTGTCGCCCCTACCTGCGGGCGATGCTGGCCGACGGCACCACCGTCTTCAGCGAGATCCTCGAGGACGTGGCCGACGACGTGGTCGTGCTCGGCGACGAGGCGAGCTGA
- a CDS encoding GAF domain-containing protein — MPPQIAPQRPAAARKWHERLFTTGPLVFAALVSGWASVALLASEHYDTGMAAAAVASFIALLTLRRGRVLAEHQKNSLSRALAAAARRNGELERLRDLAAALLAGNDLATLNRQVAQAAADLLGAEGGAIMLVVEEGRFAKVVAGSGPLLPAVGSLVPMEHSLVGIVISEDTALLVDDMEKDPRNHPHEQLAGRLISAAMVPLRSAGLVVGAVCAYNRKDGRPFEDHDRQLLQTLGDQVVLGLDRTTVLEELRRNERMLAAKNKELQRATQLKSEFLANMSHELRTPLNAIIGFSDLLLTEGLGPLEDQQKDFLEAILRNGRHLLGLINDVLDLSKIEAGRMELSLASTDVRDCINGAITDTASLRTAKNQECVVELSEGSTLDVLADGVRVRQILFNLLSNASKFTGEGGRITVSAVRTVAPMPAAAGAGAMDRVKLSTRDVVWISVSDSGVGIQAEDMSKLFQEFSQVDTSASRAAQGTGLGLALCKRFVELHGGQIGVESIYGKGSTFWFLIPVDGPPKRAAASGF; from the coding sequence GTGCCGCCGCAAATCGCTCCCCAGCGTCCCGCCGCCGCGCGGAAGTGGCATGAGCGGCTCTTCACCACCGGGCCGCTCGTATTCGCGGCGCTGGTCAGCGGCTGGGCCTCGGTCGCGCTGTTGGCGTCGGAGCATTACGACACCGGCATGGCCGCGGCCGCCGTCGCGTCCTTCATCGCCCTCCTGACGCTTCGACGTGGACGCGTCCTCGCCGAACACCAGAAGAATTCGCTCTCCCGCGCGCTCGCGGCGGCCGCCCGCCGCAACGGCGAACTGGAGCGACTCCGCGACCTGGCCGCGGCGCTCCTCGCCGGCAACGATCTCGCGACCCTGAATCGCCAGGTGGCCCAGGCGGCCGCCGACCTGCTCGGCGCCGAGGGTGGTGCGATCATGCTGGTCGTCGAGGAAGGCCGCTTCGCCAAGGTGGTGGCGGGTTCCGGGCCGCTCCTCCCGGCGGTCGGGTCGCTGGTGCCGATGGAGCATTCGCTCGTGGGCATCGTGATCTCCGAGGACACCGCGCTCCTCGTCGACGACATGGAGAAGGATCCGCGCAACCATCCGCACGAGCAGCTGGCGGGCCGGCTCATCTCCGCGGCGATGGTGCCGCTCCGCTCGGCCGGGCTCGTGGTCGGCGCGGTCTGCGCCTACAACCGCAAGGATGGCCGGCCGTTCGAGGATCACGATCGTCAGCTGCTGCAGACCCTCGGCGACCAGGTCGTCCTCGGCCTCGACCGCACCACGGTGCTCGAGGAGCTGCGCCGCAACGAGCGGATGCTCGCAGCGAAGAACAAGGAGTTGCAGCGTGCCACGCAGCTCAAGAGCGAGTTCCTCGCCAACATGTCGCACGAGCTGCGGACGCCGCTCAACGCCATCATCGGCTTCTCCGACCTGCTGCTCACCGAGGGGCTCGGTCCGCTCGAGGATCAGCAGAAGGACTTCCTCGAGGCGATCCTCCGGAACGGTCGACACCTGCTCGGACTGATCAACGACGTCCTCGACCTCTCGAAGATCGAAGCGGGCCGGATGGAGCTGTCGCTGGCAAGCACCGACGTGCGCGACTGCATCAACGGGGCGATCACCGACACCGCCTCGCTGCGCACCGCGAAGAACCAGGAATGCGTCGTCGAGCTCTCCGAGGGGTCGACACTCGATGTCCTGGCCGACGGCGTGCGCGTCCGGCAGATCCTCTTCAACCTCCTCTCCAACGCCTCGAAGTTCACCGGCGAAGGGGGGCGGATCACCGTCTCGGCGGTGCGCACCGTGGCGCCGATGCCGGCCGCCGCCGGGGCGGGCGCGATGGACCGGGTGAAACTGTCCACGCGGGATGTCGTCTGGATCTCAGTCTCCGATTCAGGCGTTGGCATCCAGGCCGAGGATATGTCCAAGCTCTTCCAGGAATTCTCGCAGGTCGACACCTCCGCGTCGCGCGCGGCCCAGGGCACCGGCCTCGGGCTGGCGCTCTGCAAGCGCTTCGTGGAGCTGCATGGCGGCCAGATCGGCGTCGAGTCGATCTACGGGAAGGGGAGCACCTTCTGGTTCCTCATTCCGGTCGATGGCCCGCCCAAGCGGGCGGCGGCGAGCGGCTTCTAG
- a CDS encoding TonB-dependent receptor plug domain-containing protein has protein sequence MLFPLLLASLATAPVVPRHIVAHSVDHLVGAVVLAGRVTDTLGQPIVEARVVVLEANRSTTTDAEGRFRIGGIPEGTYGISIAAIGFRPRVYRLTLSGATSTLEARLLPSVVELAAIQTTATPVGTSVLESPQPLSVLQSDALAAAQAPSLGAVLELQPGLRNSSTGTGIGKPVIRGLSSNRVLILDNGQRMETQQWGDEHSPNVETATAERIEVIRGPASVLYGSDALGGVINVVQRELPDAKERGALLRGTLSGSYASNGRAPDGSLLVEGARGVIGFRATLSGRRQDDVRTPSGALFNSGLAMQGGSGALGVRGDWGSVTATVSHRAERLEIHEDPSEDPTATPFQRIGSTRVAVNGNIATSGGGRLDIDLGGERNRRREFEATGATDVALGLLSTTGTANLHLHQVFGGVATVLGLSAMHTAFEKSGEETLVPNNSTGNVGVYGFGQVDRGRWQFSGGRATTIGG, from the coding sequence ATGCTGTTCCCCCTGTTGCTCGCTTCCCTCGCGACCGCGCCGGTCGTGCCCCGTCACATCGTTGCTCACTCCGTTGATCACCTGGTCGGCGCGGTCGTCTTGGCCGGCCGCGTCACCGACACCCTCGGCCAACCAATCGTCGAGGCGCGCGTCGTCGTCCTCGAGGCCAACCGTTCCACGACCACCGATGCCGAGGGTCGCTTCCGCATCGGCGGGATCCCGGAGGGGACCTACGGGATTTCGATCGCCGCGATCGGCTTCCGCCCGCGCGTCTATCGCCTCACCCTGAGCGGCGCCACGTCGACGCTCGAGGCGCGGCTGTTGCCGTCGGTGGTCGAACTCGCCGCCATCCAGACCACCGCCACGCCAGTGGGCACGTCGGTGCTCGAGTCGCCGCAGCCGCTCTCGGTCCTGCAGAGCGATGCGCTGGCCGCCGCGCAGGCGCCATCGCTCGGTGCGGTGCTTGAACTGCAGCCCGGGCTCCGCAATTCATCGACCGGCACCGGCATCGGCAAGCCGGTGATCCGCGGGCTCAGCAGCAATCGCGTGCTGATCCTCGACAACGGCCAGCGGATGGAGACGCAGCAGTGGGGCGACGAACACTCGCCAAACGTCGAGACCGCGACGGCCGAGCGGATTGAAGTGATCCGCGGGCCGGCGAGCGTGCTCTACGGCTCCGATGCGCTTGGCGGCGTGATCAACGTGGTGCAGCGCGAACTCCCCGATGCCAAGGAGCGCGGCGCGCTGTTGCGCGGCACCTTGAGCGGCAGCTACGCCAGCAATGGCCGCGCCCCCGACGGCTCGTTGTTGGTCGAAGGGGCGCGCGGCGTGATCGGCTTCCGCGCGACGCTCTCCGGCCGTCGGCAAGACGACGTCCGCACCCCCTCCGGCGCGCTCTTCAATTCGGGGCTAGCGATGCAGGGTGGCTCCGGCGCGCTCGGTGTCCGGGGTGATTGGGGTTCGGTGACCGCGACGGTGTCCCATCGCGCCGAGCGCCTCGAGATCCACGAAGACCCGAGCGAGGATCCGACGGCGACGCCATTCCAGCGCATCGGCTCGACGCGCGTGGCCGTCAACGGCAACATCGCGACGTCGGGTGGCGGGCGGCTCGACATCGACCTCGGCGGCGAACGGAATCGGCGGCGCGAGTTCGAGGCGACCGGCGCGACGGATGTCGCCCTCGGTTTGCTCTCGACCACGGGGACGGCCAACCTCCACCTGCATCAGGTCTTTGGCGGCGTGGCCACGGTGCTCGGACTCTCCGCCATGCACACCGCCTTCGAAAAGTCCGGGGAGGAGACGCTCGTCCCGAACAACTCGACGGGGAATGTCGGGGTCTACGGCTTCGGCCAGGTGGATCGCGGCCGCTGGCAGTTTTCCGGCGGGCGCGCTACGACTATCGGCGGCTGA
- a CDS encoding TonB-dependent receptor: MHEGTVRFERGNAGLKNETSLNVDLAVRAQSSAVQGELGVFRNAIANYIYPNPSGVDDPQSGFQIYDITQGDAVLSGVEAAMEYHPIDRVHLRVGGDYTRGQNTTTDQPLAFVAPLRVTGGVRYEGQGRAAPYAEVGVEHNTQQTRLDPEDTAPAAYTLTSVSGGAKLNVGAQTLRVDLQVRNLFDVSYRAFLSRYKTYADDPGRNVSVRVGVDF; encoded by the coding sequence GTGCATGAGGGGACCGTGCGCTTCGAGCGCGGCAACGCCGGCCTGAAGAACGAGACCTCCCTCAACGTCGACCTCGCCGTCCGCGCCCAGAGCAGTGCCGTGCAGGGCGAGCTCGGTGTCTTCCGCAACGCGATCGCGAACTACATCTACCCGAACCCGAGTGGCGTCGACGACCCGCAGTCGGGCTTCCAGATCTACGACATCACCCAGGGCGACGCGGTCCTGAGCGGCGTCGAAGCCGCCATGGAGTACCACCCGATCGACCGCGTGCACCTGCGCGTGGGTGGCGACTACACCCGCGGGCAGAACACCACCACCGACCAGCCACTCGCCTTCGTGGCGCCGCTGCGGGTAACCGGCGGCGTGCGCTACGAGGGACAGGGTCGGGCCGCGCCGTACGCCGAGGTGGGCGTCGAGCACAATACTCAGCAGACGCGCCTCGATCCCGAGGACACGGCGCCGGCCGCCTACACGCTGACGTCAGTGAGTGGTGGGGCCAAGCTGAACGTGGGAGCGCAGACGCTGCGCGTGGACCTGCAGGTGCGCAATCTCTTCGATGTGTCGTACCGGGCGTTCCTGAGCCGGTACAAGACGTACGCGGATGATCCGGGGCGGAATGTGAGTGTGCGGGTGGGGGTGGATTTCTAG